CTCTATATTTGACAAAAAAATTCTAAGCAAAATGTCCTAATAAGGAAAATATcaaaagtagaatgttataatcAGGTATTTCAAATTAcaatgtcttaataagaaaaatatttgAATTACAATGTTGTAGTAGAAAAGATTGTAAGTGGGATGCTATACCACACAAATAAATTAAAGtaagttgttatttcttgcataaGTTATTTCTTTCCTTTTTTCTATACTAATTTTTATCCATTTCAAGTCTGCAACATAATTACCATGGGTTTCAGCCAGCTGGCATGGTAGAAAAACTAACATCCgataaaaaaaaagatttggagATACAAAAGCTGAAACTTATTGCTTGGATGAATGTCTCAACAATGGTCTACAATGTCTCCGTAAAAAAAAGGtagaatgttgtaatagaaaCTTGAAAGACATGAAAATTTTGTCATTATATGATTTATTTGTGATTTAATTTCAATCTAGAAGATTTATGGTTAATTGACAACCAACTAACATCATTTGATGACATTGCTAAGGCAATTTCTGCATCGAGAGAAAAGCCAACCACCATTTACCTTGAGCATAATCCATGTGTAAGCACATTTTATCTGTTACTACATATAATTCactagatttttcaaagtaatgAAACATCTTGAAACTACAATCTTTTATTTGGGTAGTTTTCGTGGATCGAGACAAGTATCACAACTCTTTCCACCCATCACGAATATGTCCTTTTTGTTCCATATTtggtccttatatatatatatatatatatatatatatatatatatatatatatatatatatatatatatatatttgtatttggACAAAGAAATGGTGAATTGACAATGGGGATCGAGACAAGTATCACGACTCTTTCATTTATTCCTATCATAGGCGTACAAGTGTACAACATAAGATTTTTCCGGTAATTTCTGTGAAATTTATTATACCATAATATGGAAAAAGGGTGAATCCCGGATTGATCTCCTAGTTTGTAATTAATATATAGTATTTCTAAAATGTATAAAGAATACTATTCATAACCAAAAGACATTTGGCCTAGAGGTAAGGAGTGCCACTTTCAAATGAAAGATCATCAGTTCAAGTCTCATTAGGAGGCATAAGTGGTATTTAAGAATTAAGAGTAGGTTAGTTTACCGGTTCAAAAAAAAGAATAATATTCATAATTTCATCtgtaatctatactaataaaagagtagtccttttgccaagtgtcataatattagaactcctaattaatatgatgccacttgtcattctattaattctctattttaaattcattaaacctcctaattaatgtgatgttatttgtcaatatatttaatctttattttaaattttaaattttatattattgttttcattagttcacaaataaaaagagtctaatatatatgataaattaattccacatatttatttgaatcagtaattataattttacataactaataaaaaaatctcttaattaataatgtatttaaaattttatacaaaataattaattaataattttgaattttttactatgagtatttaattaattttgtaaccgtggtttccacgggttattaactagtttatataatatattttagtcaccaaatcataaaaaaaatccatattctaataaatgaataggttTATTCTCCTATTGCCAAGTGACATACTATTAGAAttcctcattaatattatatgttacactagtttataacctgtggAAATCACGGTTACAAAAGTAATTGAACTTTTAttataaaaactcaaaattattaatcgattattttaaataaattattaattaagagattgtTTTAGTTATATGAAATTATAAACATTGATttcaataaatatgtgaaataatatcactttatattttgtattaattttattttaatttttattctaatgttattaatttaatgtactTAGAGTggtaaatttaaattttgaaatttgaaatgaataatcAATAGGTTGATAAATGACATGCATTAATTAGATTACATAATAGGGTGACACATAGCAAAAAAAGAATAACATATGCATTAATTAAGAAGCCTAATAGAATGACACATGTCCAAatgagaataaaactattcttttattagaatagggatatcatgccacttgtcaacctattaattatcaatttttaatttcaaatttcaaattttaaaattttcactctaattaaattaaattattaaatgattctccattttaaatttcaaattttaatttttttttcactcaaattaTATTAAACTAGGCGAattcccgcgcgttgcgcagaaacacctatatagttgaaatctttacaaatatgtGTTTTCTgtaatataacaataacattgttgttaaattttatataataattcgtatactaagttgatataatatatctattattttgaattatataataatatatacacATCTATTAAAaatgcataatctcaatcgtttaaaTGACCATTACCCGTGGGTTACTtatgaaaaaattaaatatagtatatggtttaatgttatttatagttgttattgttaattaatttttcaaaattttatttcttAGTGTTTTAATttcaatcattgaaattatttaaaacaataaacattgtttttcgttttaaaggtaacaatataatcatttatatagagttatttttaattgttattattgtaagttattttaagctacttatttggaaactttaatgattatacaaatatctcaggaaatattttagttacatttagattacaatttagtttctGTATTTAGCAATAcagtttatcacttttaattattcataaaatattctttgggttttttatgtaacactaaaatttatatttaagttgatcatataatgttttaaattaacaatttaagtattttatccaaactattcaaaagttgtagctttaaactgataatggtttatatacaacaacatattaaatctaataaataaatataatatgttaaaagttaaaaacatagcTTTGTAAATAgaagtttatatattattttaatactgaaatttagtttatttatgattacactttaggtttgatatttacttaaccttattaaccaatttataatcattattagaaagacattacaatttatcatttttaactatttacaaagtaTTATTTAGGTTGCTTAAGTcgaattaaaatttatatttaagttcaccttatatttaaattaataatttaagtatctaTCCAAACTAattaaaagttgtagctttaaaatgataatgatttacatataacatattaaaactaataaattatgtataatatgttaatagttaaagacataactttataaatataagtaaaaatactattttaaccaactttgtataataattattagaaagaaattgaaaagtcatgggagtttcaaatgaatgtggtgaaagaaaaaatacatgggggtttcaaatgaatgtggtgaaagaaacaatgcttcctttataagtatactaggcgaatgcccgtgcgttgcgcagaaacacctatatagttgaagtctttacaaatatatgatttttttttaaatataacaataacgtcgttgttaaatttgatataataatttgtatatactaaattgatataatatattgattattttgaattatatgataatatatacatttattataccttcataatctcaatcgttcgaatgacttctacccgtgagttacacatgaataaaattaaatataatatatgatttgatgttatttatagttgtttttattgttaattaattttttaaaatttatttgtttaatgttttaatttctatcattataattatttaaaacatcaaacattgttttttttttattttaaagctaacaatataatcatttatatagagttgtttttagctattgttattataagttattttaagctacttatttggaaaatttaaacgattataaaaatatatttaagaaatattttagttaaattgtgattaaaatgtagtttttgcttttatcactacaatttatcacttttaactatttacaaaatactcttttgttgttttaaatggaactgaaatttatatttgagttgacattgtaatgcgcagaaacacatatatagttgaagtctttacaaatatatattttttcaaataTAGCACtgatgttgttgttaaatttgatataataattcgtatattaatttgatataatatattgattattttaaattatatgataatatataaatctattataacgtcataatctcaattgtttgaatgacttctactcgcgagttacacatcaataaaattaaatattatatatggtctaatattatttatagttgttatttttaactaattttttaaaatttatttgcttaatgttttaatttctatcattataattatttaaaacatcaaacattatttttttattttaaatgtaacaatataatcatttattcgagttatttttaactattgttattataagttattttaagctacttatttgaaattttttaatgattatataaatatatttaggaaatattttagttaaactgatattataatttcgtttttgcatttatcactataatttatcacttttaactatttacaaaatattacttggtttttttagtggaactaaaatttatatttaagttgacactgtaatgttatatttaaattaacaatttaagtattttgtccaaactgttcaaaaattatagttttaaactgataatggtttacacgcaacaacattttaaatctaataaattaagtataatatgttaaaatttaaagacattactttataaatagaagtaaagatattattttaaaattgaaatttagtctattttttattacactttaggtttgatatttatttaaccttattaaccaacttacaatcattattagaaagacactacactttatcacttttaactatttataaaataatctttgggttgtttaagttaaataaaatttatatttaagttgagcctatattgttatattttaattaataatttaagtattttatacaaattgttcaaaaattatacttttaaaatgataatggtttacatccaacaatatattaaaactaataaattaagtataatatgttaaaagttcaaaatcataattttataagtagaattaaagatattattttaatattgtaatttagtttatatataaatacactttagatttgatatttatttaacctaattaccaatttataattattattataaagaaattgaaaagtcatgagagtttcaaatgaatatggtgaaaggaaaaaagaatgggggtttcaaatgcatgagattcaagaaaaaatgctagttttataagtatgtatgataatgATTAATAAAATTAGATTAAAGaactaaattaaattaataaagatTATAAAAAGATATAATTTCACGTAATTATTTAAATCaaggattataattttatataactaaaaaagtaTCTCTAagtaataataatttatttagaataattgattaataattttaattttttaatatgaaagtttaattaattttataaccgtctTCTCATGAGTTATAAACtagtaaaaaatatattaaaatcacatttttctcaaaaacataataatttttattttttactaaaTTAACACAAAACAATGGCCCATTTGCAAATGGTCGGGTGCGGATCACTAACCCACGTCTTAGGTAGTTTCGAGGCTGGAAGAGCAAAGAGCCACCGATCGGCGAAGTATTGGTATCACTGGCCGTTACCAGAGGAGTTGATTGGTGAAGTACGCAATTTCCCGTAATTCTCAGGGACTCAACGACCGAGGAACGCCATTGATTGGCCATTCACTACCGGTTCGAGCACAAATTATTGGCAAAAACACAGACGTATCAATTTGTTGGTTTGCTCAAGGTTTTGATAAATTATTCAGCGCTTGTTCCTCATTTAATTACAGTTTCAAGCAAGTATCTATCTTCACCTTGTATTCTGTTTGTAATTGTTCAATTTCGGTGTACATGAGTGTAAACTTTTCATATTTAGGCACATTCGATACCCAAACAGTCCGATATTGATATTTAGGAATATGCATAAGCTAGAATTCTGACTTCTTCCTACATGATTAGGTCACGAAGTTGGTGCAAGTAGGTGTGTTGACATGCCTGATTCTGGAAGTGTTAAGGCCACAGGGAGGAATCTCCCTTCATGGATGAGCTCAAGGGACACTGATAAAAAATCTGAGAGTAAGGAACCATCTGAAGATGATAAAGGTAAACGACAAGGTAAACCACAAGCCAGCCAAGCCACAACATCTTCTGAATCAAGTTTAGGTTCTAGTAAATCCTCCAAACTCCTGGTAAGAGATGATCTACAATGCTCCAATTCACTTTTTTCTTCTGCTAAATTTCTTGACAATAACTTTGATTCTTGTAGGAAGGGGTTGTATTTGTGCTCTCAGGATTTGTTAACCCTGAACGCAGCACATTAAGGTCTCAAGCATTGGAAATGGGGGCAAAGTATGAAGCTGATTGGAACAACAATTGCACCCTTTTAGTTTGTGCATTTCCTAACACCCCAAAGTTTAGACAAGTTGAGGCTGATAATGGAACCATTATATCCAAGGTTTTAACTTTATATCTTCTTTTATTATTGTTACTTGTTAGAGGTATGAAAATCTTATGAATTTGATAACTTTATTTTAGGATTGGATAACCGAATGTTACAACCAGAAAAAGCTTGTTGGCATTGAACCTTACCTTTTACATGCTGGTAAACCTTGGAGGCATCAAAGTAGCTCTAGTTCAacaaagagctcttctaagaaaGTAGATAAGTCTACAGATTCAAAACCACAGGCTTCTACATTGAGCAAGGTTTATTTAGTTATTCTTCAATGTGCATATAAATGTTGGGTGATTAAGTATTAGTTGCAATGACATATTTGTATGTTATAATCAGAAACAAACAACTCACAAGAATGTTAAAAATGAGTTTTCAACTTCTGAAGTGAAGAAATGGGCAATAGATGATGTGAAAAGGACGATATCATGGTTGGAAAGCCAAGATGAAAAGGTAACACATTTTGGTATTTGATTTCTAAGTTGTGCTGCAAGGAGACTGAGTTTATGGTAAATGACTAAATTGACCTTCTTTCATATTACACAGCCTGATCCAAGTGAGATAAAGAAAGTAGCAGCTGAAGGAATCTTGACATGTTTACAGGATGCTTTAGATTCTCTTAAGCAGGGGCAGGTATGTAATTTTTTCTCAATAAAGTTTGCTAGTAAAATTATGCTCCTCTATTGTTATTCAATCCACCTCTATTTTATTTATAGGGTTTGGGAAAGATAATGGAGGAGTGGAGTATTGTGCCACGTGTCATTGAGGAGCTAAACAAGCTGGATATATCTGGAGATAATTCTAAAAAAGACATCTATCACCAAGCAATTGTCTGtaaaaaaatttatgaatttGAGGTTGGCAATTTGGAAAATGAGACAAAAGATAATAAGAACAAACGACCCAAGATTGAGAAAGGGGTAAAAAAGGAAAATCCAAAAAGTGATGCTGCTGCTGCTTATGATAGTGATGATACCATTGAGATGACAGAAGATGAAGTAAAAGAGGCATTTGATAACATTGTAAATGATAACCACTTTGCTCATAGATCTTAAAAAACTCTCATGTCTACTCTTTTCATGGTTTTGTGGACATTTGCTTTGTATGATCTTTAAGAAGTTTTTGTTTTTGGTTCCGAATGCTtgatctttatttattttttattttattttattacaagTGGCCCCTTTTTTCTTTTGGAATTTAGCTTTTAGGTTTGTTTATTTAGGATTACAATATTATGATAATTGTAGCCATTTTATGGCTTTTTCCACATATAGCCAATAATTTTGCAATGGACTTATTGTGAAATCGCTATCTGCTGTGAAATTTGCTTTTTGTATGGTTCTCaccaaaaataatattaaaaaactaaaaagaaatttATATAACTGTGATATTTCTTCTTATGTTGTGAAATTGTTCTTCATATCTTATGgaatttttcatattattatGAAAATTAATGATTTTTTGTTGTTGTGGTGATTTAAAGAACCGTTTCTGTCTGCAAAAATAAGTTTCTTGTCAAGAAAAagagatttttgattttttttttttgaaaaatgagaaaaatctaAAGTAAAGGATCCTTTCACGACTAAAAAGTCACTTCCAAAAgtttctaatttttttatttggTGGTTACTTGTCGAACAAGCAACataatttgttatttttgtaaaattcacttccaaaagtttctagttttttttttcttaaattcttGTCCATTAGATATACCGAATTTGAATTTGTTATGATGTGTACTTTTAACACTGCTAATTGCTTTTATCTTATTTTTTCAGAACAAAAAAGTTTATAACAAGCAAAAACGAATAGCAAGTTGCTATACAAAAGCACATCTAGAAATTACAAGCATTAACCGGGGAACAACACGAATTGAACCAATTGGGACTAATAGTTTTGCTCTATGTTTAATATTTAGCTAAAAATTTGATGTGTGGATCCTGTAGCTGAGTATATTGTAAACACATAAAATGACGCAACTCATAGTGGTATTCAAACTGGTTTAATCGAAAGAACTTAAATATGTAAATGGTGTTAATAACATGATTATGGAACTCGAAAGTATGAGAATATGAACCTTTGTCTCTCCATTCGATAATCTATTCAACAAAATCATATAAGATTACCTTAAAAATATGTTTCGAAGagataactaaaaaaaatacatgGTAAAGGAATATTATGATactcttatttaaaaaaataaaataaaataagattgTATTTGAAGTAAGAATATCAAAATTTTTAAACTTTATGATGTTTATCTAATAAAACTTTTCAACTTAgtaatgaatattaaatgaacaGGGCATTAAATTTTGTGATGTTTATGGATTATGTTTTGAACTTTGTGATGGATATCAAATAAAATATTGAATAAAATCAATATCGAATAAAGCTTTGAACTTTATGATGTATAACagataaaaattaatttttgtgactattattttttttttcttttgaattttatgatttttgttgaaTAAAACTTTAAACTTAATAATAAATGCCAAATAAAACTCTAAACTTTATGATGGATATCATTTTGAATAAAGTTTTGAAGTAGTTTATTCATTATACATCATTTTTTGTTTAACCAACATTCAAGCATACTAAATAACTACTAGTTCTGAAAATAAATTGATTATAATGTGTTTACATAGACATGTTATGAGTCGTTACATATTTTACTTCCATTAGAACATCCtaccttttaaaaaaaaactaatttgacGGGGATGACGGAAACCTAGAGTTGGTTACAATTTGAGTGGCTAAATTTCGAAATTTATTTGTTTGGTGGCTAAATCTGGAAACATTTTAGCTTAGTCTCAAGAATCAAAGAATTACAAACACACCCCTCGTAGTCTTCCAACACTAAAAAAAGCTTTTGGCCTTCGCCTCCTCGTTCTCTTTTCTGAGTAGGGTTGCAGCAGATAAACGCCACcactcacctctctctctctctctctctctctctctctctctctctctctctccagtgACCTAAAGACCTTCACTGAGCTACCGAACCTCTGTGTGTTTGTGTATTTATACATCTACTTTCTCTCTCAAGAAGTGTCTAATTTGCAAGACACAATGGGCGCTTCGCTACCTCCCAAGGAGGCCAACCTGTTCAAGCTAATCGTCGTAAGTTCTTCAATCTGTATTGATTTAATCACTGTATTAATCTGTTATTTCTTCTGCCAGTCTATCTGAAGAACCCTAGTTTTTTTGGTTGTACACAACTATCTCGATGACTGTTACGTGTAGATGAAATTGGATCGTCAATTGTAATTATGAAGTGTGTTTTGTTCGTTATGAATTAGAGTAAAGATACGACTTTTATGTAGTACCAACTGGCAGCaagttcctttttttttttttttttttttactattcatGCATTTGATGCATCACATTGAATGAACTTTGAATTGGTACTTCTTGCTGATGGATAAAAAATTACGATTGTTGTTACATGCAACACTATAGAGGACACTGTAGCGATTTATTTAACTGGATTTGCATCAAAGAACATTTTCTTTACCCTAGTATGGATGACTGAGACAAAGTCAAAATTGTTATGCACATTTGTGTAATAGCCATTCAAACCAAATTCTTGGTGTTCACTGTTCAGCAGTGAACCTTACCAGTGCtgcataatataatattttagttGCAACAGTGCTGCCAACTTCTTAATATTACCAGCATCATTGTCTGACTGTGTTAAGTGGTTTGATATTGATTGAGACATTCTCTCTTGATTGTATGTTTGCCAGAAATCTTATGAAACAAAACAGTATAAAAAGGGGCTGAAGGCTGCAGATGCAATATTGAAGAAGTTCCCAGATCATGGAGGTTTGTTTATGTTATAAGTTATTATCTAGTATTCTAGTGCTACACTAAATTGTACCCTTGATTTTTAGTTTTTACTATTCTTCCATTTTGGTTTCTAGAAACTCTTTCGATGAAAGGATTAACATTGAATTGTATGGACCGAAAGTCAGAAGCATATGAGCTAGTTCGATTGGGTTTAAAGGTCGGAATTGTTTCTTTTCATCATATTTCACATTACATGTAAaatgtttttctttctttttgctcTGTATAAATCTAATATGAATTTTAGCATCACTTGTTCCATTGTAGAATGACTTGAAAAGCCATGTTTGCTGGCATGTTTATGGTCTTCTGTATCGGTCAGACAGAGAGTATAGGGAGGCAATTAAATGTTACAGAAATGCTCTGAGGATAGATCCTGACAATATTGAAATCTTGAGGGACCTATCACTTCTACAGGTGGGTATTCTTGCATTATATATCTCATATTTTATCTTCTTTTGGGTGGTTAATGGTGTTTTTTGTCCTCTACATGCAGGCACAAATGCGGGATTTGTCAGGTTTTGTTGAAACCAGACAACAGTTGTTAACATTGAAACCAAATCATCGCATGAATTGGATTGGTTTTGCAGTTTCTCATCATTTGAACTCAAAGTAAGTTGTGATATACTTTTATACTCAAAAACTACTATTCGCATGTTTCTATTTCCTTAACCTTCCAGAAGATTTTGTTAACCTTTATGTTGTTTTGCCAGTGCTTCAAAAGCTATTGATATTCTAGAAGCATATGAAGGGACTCTTGAGGATGATTATCCTCCAGATAATGAACGTTGTGAGCATGGTGAAATGCTGTTATATAAGGTAATATCTGTAATAGAGTATGCAATTGAAACTTGAAAGAATGCATTTTTATGTGCCTTTGTTGTCATACAGATATCTTTATTGGAGGAATGTGGATTGATTGAGAAAGCTCTTCAGGAGTTGCACAAGAAAGAATTCAAGATTGTAAGTTCATTGCTTATTAGTTTCAAAATGGTATAAGTAAGAGAAAAAATTGGATTAATTGTCGTTTGTCACCTTCTGAAAATGCCATTCTAGGTTGATAAGTTATCCTACAAGGAAGAGGAGGTTTCTCTTCTTGTGAAACTTAATCGCTTTGAAGAAGGTGAAAAGTTGTATAGAGTTCTCCTATCAATGAATCCTGACAACTACAAGTAAACCTTTTTTTTTTAGCTTTTATGAGCTTCAATTTAGAAAAAAAAGAATATTAATTGACCTCTTTTATCACTTAGATACTATGAAGGATTGCAAAAGTGTGTTGGATTACACTCAAAGATTGGTCAATATTCATCTGATGAAATTGATCAGTTGGATACATTGTACAAATCACTTGCTCAACAATACACCTGGTCTTCTGCTGTTAAGGTGATATAAATTACACCACATTttgatttaaattaaaaaatttccTCTATCTAAATTACAACATTTTGTTTTTAGAGGATCCCCTTAGATTTTCTGGAGGGTGTAAAATTTCGTGATGCAGCAGATAACTATGTTAGGCCTCTCCTAACAAAGGTACCaaatgttgtgtgtgtgtgtgttctttttttttttttcctttttttgttaCAAACTCTTACTTTTGTCAATGTCACATGCAGGGTGTCCCTTCATTGTTCTCTGACCTTTCGCCTCTATATAATCACCCTGGAAAGGTTTGTGCAAACTACCACTTTCACAAAATTAAAAAAACTGTGAATTTTCTTGATTTCTTCTTTTACTTTGGAAAATCTTTACCCTTTTTCATAGGCTGATATTCTTGAAAAGTTACTCCTTGATATTGAGGAATCAATTAAGACAACTGGTGGATACCCTGGAAGGTAATTTATTAATTAGTGGATTATGTATTTAATCCCTTTTCAGATTTTTAAATTAATGTGTTAAATCTAATACAGGTCAGAAAAAGAGCCACCCTCAACACTTATGTGGACCATGTTTTATTTGGCTCAGGTTTGTCTTCACTTGATTTTATAAAatttcctttttctcatttttataaactataaagttTTCCTTGTGTAGCATTATGACAGGCGAGGGCTGTATCATATTGCTCTTACTAAAATCGATGAAGCCATGCAACACACTCCAACTGTTATCGATTTATATTCTTTCAAggtctgtttttttttttaaaaaaaaaacttctcttacatttttctttataaaaagtaACAACATTTACCTTTGAGATTTCTAATTGTTCACAGAGCAAGATATTAAAACATGGTGGAGACTTTACAGCAGCTGCTGCTTTAGCAGATGAAGCTAGATGCATGGATCTTGCAGATCGTTATGTAAATAGTCAATGTGTCAAACG
The genomic region above belongs to Lactuca sativa cultivar Salinas chromosome 4, Lsat_Salinas_v11, whole genome shotgun sequence and contains:
- the LOC111918950 gene encoding DNA-repair protein XRCC1 encodes the protein MPDSGSVKATGRNLPSWMSSRDTDKKSESKEPSEDDKGKRQGKPQASQATTSSESSLGSSKSSKLLEGVVFVLSGFVNPERSTLRSQALEMGAKYEADWNNNCTLLVCAFPNTPKFRQVEADNGTIISKDWITECYNQKKLVGIEPYLLHAGKPWRHQSSSSSTKSSSKKVDKSTDSKPQASTLSKKQTTHKNVKNEFSTSEVKKWAIDDVKRTISWLESQDEKPDPSEIKKVAAEGILTCLQDALDSLKQGQGLGKIMEEWSIVPRVIEELNKLDISGDNSKKDIYHQAIVCKKIYEFEVGNLENETKDNKNKRPKIEKGVKKENPKSDAAAAYDSDDTIEMTEDEVKEAFDNIVNDNHFAHRS
- the LOC111918949 gene encoding N-terminal acetyltransferase A complex auxiliary subunit NAA15, which gives rise to MGASLPPKEANLFKLIVKSYETKQYKKGLKAADAILKKFPDHGETLSMKGLTLNCMDRKSEAYELVRLGLKNDLKSHVCWHVYGLLYRSDREYREAIKCYRNALRIDPDNIEILRDLSLLQAQMRDLSGFVETRQQLLTLKPNHRMNWIGFAVSHHLNSNASKAIDILEAYEGTLEDDYPPDNERCEHGEMLLYKISLLEECGLIEKALQELHKKEFKIVDKLSYKEEEVSLLVKLNRFEEGEKLYRVLLSMNPDNYKYYEGLQKCVGLHSKIGQYSSDEIDQLDTLYKSLAQQYTWSSAVKRIPLDFLEGVKFRDAADNYVRPLLTKGVPSLFSDLSPLYNHPGKADILEKLLLDIEESIKTTGGYPGRSEKEPPSTLMWTMFYLAQHYDRRGLYHIALTKIDEAMQHTPTVIDLYSFKSKILKHGGDFTAAAALADEARCMDLADRYVNSQCVKRMLQADQVPLAEKTAVLFTKDGDQHNNLHDMQCMWYELASGESYLRQGDLGRALKKFLGVEKHYADITEDQFDFHSYCLRKMTLRAYIEMLRFQDRLHAHNYFRKAAVGAIRCYIKLYDSPSKSSTEEDDELAKLPASQKKKLRQKQRKAEARAKKEAEVKSEEAVGGVSRSGKRNVKPVDPDPHGEKLLQTEDPLMEAGKYLKLLQKHSSDSLETHLLSFEVNMRKQKILLALQALKQLQRLDAGNPDSHRCLIRFFHKVASRPAPVTDGEKLISGVLEAERPTFSQLHDKSLMEANTIFLEQHKDSLMHRAAVAEMIYCLEPNKKGDAIKLIQDSPNNLVSSNGLVREWKLKDCIAVHKTLEAIFNDHDAASRWKVRCADYFPYSTYFEGRHCSTLNGNSDSNHSHAENGSIPFLPSNGKVEKGIKNLAI